A region from the Polyangiaceae bacterium genome encodes:
- a CDS encoding ATP-dependent Clp protease ATP-binding subunit, whose translation MADERDSVSLAQQVARQPLSLVLLDEIEKAHAAVFDLLLGVLGEGRLTTAGGRRVDMRMTLIVMTSNLGTSGTLAGFGAEGRADGAEVRAVRDHFRPELFNRIDRVVPFTSLSSESLLRIVDLELAEIGAREGFGQRNIRLDVTAEAKAKLAELGHSPKYGARPLERVLEERVMAPVAVELARRPKLRNAVARVTLEGDDVRVTFGAGA comes from the coding sequence ATGGCGGACGAACGCGACTCCGTGAGTCTCGCGCAGCAGGTCGCTCGCCAACCGCTGAGCTTGGTGCTACTGGACGAAATCGAAAAGGCCCACGCCGCGGTCTTCGATCTGCTCTTGGGGGTGTTGGGAGAAGGACGCCTGACGACGGCCGGCGGCCGTCGGGTGGACATGCGGATGACGCTCATCGTCATGACCAGCAACCTCGGGACATCCGGAACGCTGGCCGGGTTCGGTGCAGAAGGTCGAGCAGACGGAGCCGAGGTTCGCGCGGTACGGGACCACTTTCGACCGGAGCTGTTCAACCGCATCGATCGCGTCGTGCCATTCACGTCGCTGTCGTCCGAGTCCCTGCTTCGGATCGTGGACTTGGAGCTCGCGGAAATCGGCGCGCGGGAAGGCTTTGGCCAGCGCAACATCCGGCTCGACGTGACCGCGGAGGCCAAGGCGAAGCTCGCCGAGCTCGGCCATTCGCCGAAGTACGGCGCGCGGCCGCTCGAGCGCGTGCTGGAAGAGCGGGTGATGGCACCGGTCGCGGTGGAGCTGGCGCGACGCCCGAAGCTACGGAACGCGGTGGCGCGTGTGACGCTCGAGGGGGACGACGTCCGCGTGACGTTCGGGGCCGGCGCGTAG
- a CDS encoding DUF2378 family protein — protein MTVTTVTPGDRLEGDLDIEETIESVPEAYRLRGMFFKGLVDRLENEWPELQKRLLEPPRDGRYLNFRDYPQRDYTRLHFAAAVKTYPTVGNRESMRRLSRSDFDVFAKSVLGRVIVAMIHDAKSALLKVPMVYEKVAPGDWTITAEELDARTVRLEFSGLDGAWEYQLGQLEGISTAFGAHPRIRAEVRGPGHFCFDVELR, from the coding sequence GTGACGGTCACGACCGTGACTCCAGGCGATCGCCTCGAGGGTGATCTCGACATCGAAGAGACGATCGAAAGCGTGCCGGAGGCCTATCGGCTCCGGGGCATGTTCTTCAAGGGCTTGGTGGACCGTCTCGAAAACGAGTGGCCCGAGCTCCAGAAGCGCTTGCTCGAACCGCCTCGCGACGGTCGCTACCTCAACTTTCGCGACTACCCCCAGCGCGACTACACGCGGCTGCACTTTGCCGCCGCCGTGAAGACATATCCCACCGTCGGCAATCGCGAGAGCATGCGTCGCTTGTCGCGCTCGGACTTCGACGTCTTCGCCAAGTCCGTCCTCGGACGCGTCATCGTCGCGATGATCCACGACGCGAAGTCCGCTCTGCTCAAGGTGCCGATGGTGTACGAGAAGGTGGCACCGGGAGACTGGACGATCACTGCAGAAGAGCTGGACGCTCGAACCGTCCGCCTCGAGTTCTCCGGTCTCGACGGGGCCTGGGAGTATCAGCTGGGTCAGCTCGAGGGCATATCCACGGCCTTCGGCGCGCACCCTCGTATCCGCGCCGAGGTGCGCGGTCCCGGGCATTTCTGCTTCGACGTCGAGCTTCGCTGA
- a CDS encoding DUF3634 family protein — protein sequence MNLFVGLAILAVLAIPLAVAIWRSNELFCLEVDGGRVRFVRGRIPQRLLDDLADVLRRPPVSHARLRAVSEDRRPRIVVSSGNVGEGQLQQLRNVLGTWELAKIRAGGKPRRR from the coding sequence ATGAACCTGTTCGTCGGCCTCGCCATCCTCGCCGTTCTGGCGATACCCCTCGCGGTCGCCATTTGGCGTTCGAACGAGCTGTTCTGCCTGGAAGTGGACGGCGGGCGCGTGCGCTTCGTGCGGGGACGCATTCCGCAGCGCCTGCTCGACGACCTGGCGGACGTGCTTCGGCGCCCACCCGTGAGCCACGCGCGGCTCCGCGCCGTGAGCGAGGACCGTCGTCCTCGCATCGTGGTGTCGAGCGGGAACGTGGGCGAAGGGCAGCTTCAGCAGCTACGGAACGTGCTGGGCACCTGGGAGCTGGCCAAGATCCGCGCCGGCGGCAAACCGCGGCGACGTTGA
- a CDS encoding serine/threonine protein kinase, with protein sequence MSMAAPSSLPRRFGRYVLFDQIGEGGMARIFLGREKTELGGERLVVVKQILPVYAESSEFSKLLIDEAKLAAKLTHGNVVQVYDLGREDETLYIAMEYVEGFDLGELLKNCSQSKVPLPVEFSLLVIIEGLKGLDYAHRKKDEDGKPLGIVHRDVSPSNLLVGFDGQIKVCDFGIARAMGASTELPPEAIQGKAGYMSPEAAQGDLLDARSDVFAIGVILWELLAGRRLYKGEAGEAPSLEKARIANIPALPARGYPQESELHAIVMKALAKERDDRYPSAKDMLRELSGYVAGAGLMASPLRFGEWLTQSFGSEIVERRRTRERGSRELEPETPKPKPEPAPETEKPAASSLRLDVAPMSMEPMAHTVRHSEPAPGGIDKSSRLLIWIVIILCGFTILAASLLR encoded by the coding sequence GTGTCAATGGCTGCACCCAGCTCGCTCCCGCGGCGCTTCGGCCGCTACGTCCTCTTCGATCAGATCGGCGAAGGTGGAATGGCGCGCATCTTCCTCGGAAGAGAGAAGACCGAGCTGGGCGGTGAGCGGCTGGTCGTCGTCAAGCAGATCCTGCCCGTGTACGCTGAAAGCTCGGAGTTCTCCAAGCTGCTGATCGACGAAGCCAAGCTCGCGGCGAAGCTCACCCACGGCAACGTGGTGCAAGTGTACGACCTCGGTCGTGAGGACGAGACCTTGTACATCGCGATGGAGTACGTAGAGGGTTTCGACCTGGGCGAGCTCTTGAAGAACTGCTCCCAGAGCAAGGTGCCCTTGCCGGTGGAGTTCTCCCTGCTGGTGATCATCGAAGGCCTGAAGGGTCTCGACTACGCGCATCGTAAGAAGGACGAAGACGGCAAGCCGCTGGGTATCGTTCACCGCGACGTGTCGCCCTCCAACTTGTTGGTCGGGTTCGATGGTCAGATCAAGGTCTGCGATTTCGGCATTGCGCGGGCCATGGGCGCGAGCACGGAGCTGCCCCCGGAGGCGATCCAGGGGAAGGCCGGGTACATGAGCCCAGAGGCGGCGCAGGGCGATTTGCTCGACGCGCGCAGCGACGTCTTCGCCATCGGGGTCATCCTGTGGGAGCTGCTCGCCGGGCGCCGCCTGTACAAGGGGGAAGCCGGGGAGGCGCCGAGCTTGGAGAAGGCCCGGATCGCGAACATTCCGGCGCTTCCAGCCCGCGGTTACCCGCAAGAATCCGAGCTCCACGCCATCGTGATGAAGGCGTTGGCGAAGGAGCGGGACGACCGCTACCCGAGCGCGAAGGACATGCTGCGGGAGCTTTCAGGGTACGTTGCCGGCGCGGGCTTGATGGCCAGCCCCTTGCGCTTCGGGGAGTGGCTCACCCAGAGCTTTGGTAGCGAGATCGTCGAGCGGCGCCGGACGCGGGAGCGCGGCTCGCGCGAGCTCGAGCCGGAGACGCCGAAGCCGAAGCCGGAACCGGCGCCGGAAACCGAGAAGCCGGCGGCGTCGTCTCTGCGGTTGGACGTGGCGCCGATGTCCATGGAGCCCATGGCGCACACGGTGCGGCACTCGGAGCCGGCACCGGGCGGCATCGACAAGTCGTCGCGGCTCTTGATCTGGATCGTGATCATCCTGTGCGGCTTCACGATCCTGGCGGCGTCGCTGCTCCGCTGA
- the priA gene encoding primosomal protein N' has protein sequence MMLLARVAVPVPLGRAFSYSVPAAMQVVAGSRVLVEFGRRKVLGVVLDVGDREPDVPPEKLKAIAAMVDPEPVFPAELLAFLLELARYYLAPVGEVMRLALPAVERSAKERLQGVLGKTELESVGRLVQVARALAPEGGGPKGQAAEVLAHLRAAGPTPVAELTARWKNARSAVKRLSDAGLVALEQQEQSADPFFARAVERDTPPELTAPQARAVAAIEAALGDRQAFLLHGVTGSGKTEVYLRAVESALRRGGGAIVLVPEIALTPQLVGRFRARLGDRIAVLHSGLTDRERHAMWKSLRSGEVKIVVGARSALFAPVADLALICVDEEHDGSFKQEEGVRYNARDMALLRAYRAGAVCVLGSATPSLSSEALVRSERLTRLRLPDRARARAVLPEVEIVDLRRVGAGPTGHRLLSLPLHRALERVLEAKEQAILFLNRRGFAPSLICEGCGHVLSCPNCAVALTLHRSRGERLRCHYCDYAIPVPELCPDCKSSRLSDEGAGTERIESSLAGFFPDAKVARLDRDVAAGAKSERVLDRMRRREIDILVGTQMVTKGHDLPDVTLVGVLNADAALSLPDFRAAERTFHLLVQVAGRAGRGDSPGRVMIQTWQPDHAAVVLAARHDVDAFVAREMQDREELGYPPFSHIALVRVDAVEEGVARAAAERLADVARKAAPRGVDVIGPAAAPLARLRNRYRFRFMVRSKDRAPLRKTLLAVARSGADRRVRFAVDVDPMSML, from the coding sequence CTGATGCTCCTCGCCCGCGTTGCCGTTCCCGTCCCCCTCGGTCGGGCGTTCAGCTACTCGGTGCCCGCAGCCATGCAGGTGGTGGCCGGGAGCCGCGTGCTGGTGGAGTTCGGGCGCCGCAAGGTGCTGGGCGTGGTGCTGGACGTGGGCGATCGCGAGCCCGACGTCCCGCCCGAGAAGCTCAAGGCCATAGCCGCCATGGTGGACCCGGAGCCGGTGTTCCCGGCGGAGCTGCTCGCCTTCTTGTTGGAGCTTGCCCGCTACTACCTGGCGCCGGTGGGGGAGGTGATGCGCTTGGCGCTGCCCGCGGTGGAGCGTTCCGCCAAGGAACGGCTGCAGGGCGTGCTCGGAAAGACGGAGCTCGAGAGTGTTGGTCGCCTGGTGCAAGTGGCGCGGGCGCTGGCGCCGGAAGGCGGCGGCCCCAAGGGGCAGGCGGCGGAGGTGCTGGCGCACCTGCGCGCGGCGGGCCCCACGCCGGTGGCGGAGCTCACGGCGCGCTGGAAGAACGCGCGCTCCGCCGTGAAGCGCCTCTCCGACGCGGGTCTCGTCGCGCTCGAGCAGCAGGAACAAAGCGCGGACCCGTTCTTCGCCCGTGCGGTGGAGCGCGACACGCCGCCGGAGCTCACCGCGCCGCAGGCGCGAGCCGTCGCCGCCATCGAAGCTGCGCTCGGTGATCGCCAAGCCTTTCTGCTCCACGGCGTGACGGGATCCGGCAAGACGGAGGTGTACCTGCGGGCGGTGGAGAGCGCTCTCCGCCGCGGCGGAGGCGCCATCGTGCTGGTGCCGGAGATCGCACTGACGCCCCAGCTCGTGGGGCGCTTCCGCGCTCGCCTCGGCGATCGCATCGCGGTGCTCCACAGTGGGCTCACGGATCGCGAGCGCCACGCAATGTGGAAGTCGCTGCGCAGCGGCGAGGTGAAGATCGTCGTCGGTGCACGCTCGGCGCTGTTCGCCCCGGTGGCGGATCTCGCGCTCATCTGCGTGGACGAAGAGCACGACGGCTCCTTCAAGCAGGAAGAAGGCGTGCGCTACAACGCGCGGGACATGGCGCTGTTGCGCGCCTATCGGGCGGGCGCGGTGTGCGTGCTCGGCTCCGCCACGCCGTCGCTTTCCAGTGAAGCGTTGGTGCGCTCCGAGCGCCTCACGCGCTTGCGGCTCCCGGATCGCGCGCGCGCCCGGGCCGTCTTGCCGGAGGTCGAGATCGTGGATCTCCGCCGAGTGGGAGCAGGTCCCACGGGGCACCGCCTCTTGAGCCTGCCGCTGCACCGCGCCCTCGAACGCGTGCTGGAGGCGAAGGAGCAGGCCATCCTGTTCCTGAACCGCCGCGGGTTTGCGCCCAGCCTGATCTGCGAGGGCTGCGGCCACGTGCTGAGCTGCCCAAACTGCGCGGTGGCTCTCACGCTCCATCGCAGCCGGGGGGAGCGCCTGCGCTGTCACTACTGCGACTACGCCATCCCCGTGCCGGAGCTGTGCCCGGACTGCAAGAGCTCGCGCCTCTCGGACGAAGGCGCGGGAACCGAGCGTATCGAGAGCAGCCTGGCCGGCTTCTTTCCCGACGCCAAGGTGGCGCGGCTGGATCGCGACGTGGCAGCCGGCGCCAAGAGCGAGCGCGTGCTCGATCGCATGCGCCGTCGGGAGATCGACATCTTGGTGGGCACGCAGATGGTGACCAAGGGGCACGACTTGCCCGACGTCACGCTCGTGGGCGTGCTGAACGCGGATGCCGCCCTCAGCCTTCCGGACTTTCGCGCGGCGGAGCGCACGTTCCATCTGTTGGTGCAGGTGGCGGGCCGCGCGGGCCGCGGGGATTCCCCGGGCCGCGTCATGATCCAGACGTGGCAGCCGGATCACGCCGCCGTGGTGCTCGCCGCGCGCCACGACGTGGACGCGTTCGTGGCGCGGGAGATGCAAGATCGCGAGGAGCTCGGCTACCCGCCGTTTTCCCACATCGCGCTGGTGCGCGTGGACGCCGTGGAGGAGGGCGTCGCCCGCGCCGCTGCGGAGCGCCTGGCAGACGTCGCACGCAAGGCCGCCCCCCGCGGCGTGGACGTTATCGGCCCCGCCGCCGCGCCTCTCGCCCGCCTCAGGAACCGCTACCGCTTTCGCTTCATGGTGCGATCGAAAGACCGAGCCCCGCTGCGCAAGACGCTGTTGGCAGTGGCGCGCTCGGGCGCGGATCGTCGCGTTCGCTTCGCCGTCGACGTCGACCCCATGAGCATGTTGTGA